GCAGCCCTTAAAATGGGAATTCTTGTGGCATCGCCATAATACACTTTAAAACCATAGCTTCTCAGAAGTTTTACCCGGTCAGAGTCCCTATCCAGAACTGTAGCTGATATTTTATTAGCTTTTAAAAGACGGCCTACCGTACTTCCAAAATGCCCAAAACCTACAATAATGATCTTCTTTTGGCTGACATTATTGTCCAGAATATTAAAGTCATTATCTGCATCAGGAATTTCCTTTATGAATTTAGGAGTGATAAACTTGTCGTTAATGATCAGAAGAATAGGCGTGATACACATTGTGATTGCAGTAACGGCCATCATCTGTGCATTGAGTTCAGGACTTAAAAGATAAAGATCCGAAGCATAATTGATCAGAACAAATGCAAATTCTCCTACCTGCGAAAGTGCAAATGCATAAAACAAAGTCTGCGGTGTATCAATCTTAAAAAACTTTCCGATGGCATATAAAACAGCAAATTTTACAGCCAGTACCGCAAAAACGGTAGAAAAGATAAACAGTGGATCCTCCTGGATGATATTAAAATTTATCGTAGAACCTACACTCACAAAGAATACAGCTAATAACAGTCCTTTAAAAGGATTGATCTGTGCTTCCAGTTCATGCCGGAACTCACTGTTGGCAAGCATTACTCCCGCAAGGAAAGCGCCCAGTGCAGGTGACAGTCCGATGGCTACCATCAGTTCCGAAACGCCTATCACCAGGAATAAGGATGAGGCGGTAAGAAGCTCTGTCATTCCAGATTTTGAAACATATCTTAAAAACGGGACAAAGACATATCTTCCTAATAATATCAGAATAGCAACTCCTAAAATTACTGTTCCGGCCTGTAACCATTCCGGAAGCTTCTGGATAATAATTTGAATTTCGTTATTGTGATGACTTGCCTTATAGTTGGCAATAATCGGTAGGATAGCAAGAATAGGGATCACGGCAATGTCCTGAAACAGAAGGGTAGAGAAGGAAGCTTCCCCGGCCATGGTATTAAAGTTATTTTTTTCCTGAAGCGTCTGCAGAACAATTGCAGTAGAAGAAAGCGCAAAACACATTGCAATGGCAACAGCTTTATCTATTCTCCAGCCGGCACTGATAAAAACCAGAAACAACAGTGAAATGGTGAGAAGCATCTGGGTGAGTCCCAGACCCATAATTTTTTTCCGCATCTCCCAGAATTTCCGGGGTTCCAGTTCCAATCCCACCAAAAAAAGCAGCATAATTACCCCAAACTCACTCGCATGCATAATATCATTTACATCATTCCCGGTAAGTTTAAGGACATAAGGTCCAATGATGATTCCTCCCAAAATATACCCG
The Chryseobacterium sp. W4I1 DNA segment above includes these coding regions:
- a CDS encoding monovalent cation:proton antiporter-2 (CPA2) family protein; translation: MESSLAMNTLIFLGVAIIMVPLARKFGLSSVIGYILGGIIIGPYVLKLTGNDVNDIMHASEFGVIMLLFLVGLELEPRKFWEMRKKIMGLGLTQMLLTISLLFLVFISAGWRIDKAVAIAMCFALSSTAIVLQTLQEKNNFNTMAGEASFSTLLFQDIAVIPILAILPIIANYKASHHNNEIQIIIQKLPEWLQAGTVILGVAILILLGRYVFVPFLRYVSKSGMTELLTASSLFLVIGVSELMVAIGLSPALGAFLAGVMLANSEFRHELEAQINPFKGLLLAVFFVSVGSTINFNIIQEDPLFIFSTVFAVLAVKFAVLYAIGKFFKIDTPQTLFYAFALSQVGEFAFVLINYASDLYLLSPELNAQMMAVTAITMCITPILLIINDKFITPKFIKEIPDADNDFNILDNNVSQKKIIIVGFGHFGSTVGRLLKANKISATVLDRDSDRVKLLRSYGFKVYYGDATRIPILRAAGIEDAEILVLCLDDPDDNKFIAELVREHYPKVRIFVRAKNRIDAYNYLNNGIENIYRETLGTAVDMAVDVLHETGMRKYAARRLGQRFMAIDKASIRRLAKAKEDDEILLFTTKEFLQREEELLAYDNLNFDNRDWEGSSVDEENNEETPN